The genomic segment GTAGTCGACCTCGAAGGCGTTCCTCGTGTCGAGCAGCACCACCTCACGCCCCGCGTCGTCGCGCCCTTCGTCCAGCCAGCGGCGCAGCGTCTCCGGCGCCACCGCGGGGGCGCGCTCGGCGCCGGGCCGGATCGTCGGGTGGTTCATCCGGATGATCTCGCGCTTGACCTTGACGATCATCTTCGCGAAGGGCTGCTCGTCGGACCAGCTCTCCTTGACACCCAGTCGCGCGAATCGGGGGTCGGCCCGCAGGTGCCCGACGAAGTCACGCACGTCGCCGGGATCGCCCGCGAGGAAGAGGTTGATGCCCTCCTCCGCCAGCAGGATCGTGCCTCTCAGCCCGGCGGCGACGGCGCGGTCGCGCAGCGCCGGCCGCAGGGCGCCGGGCTCGGCGATGCGCGTGAACAGGTACGCCGAGGTGTTGAGAACGGATGCCACACCTCCAGCCTACGGACGCACCCCGTTCGCTCCGCGCCCCTGACGCGGCCGGGGTACTCCGCCGACGCGGTGCGGTCAAGACCCTCCCTCGGGGCGGGCGCGCGAACGAGGGTGGGAGGACGACAGCGGTGACAACCGCCCTTCGAGCCGAGGAGCGACATGAGCGACCCCACCGTCCCCGAGCCCATGCCGGGTCAGGTTCCCCCCGGAGAGGCGCCGCCCGGCCCGCCGGCACCGGAGCGCGCCGACCCGTCGCCCGGCCGGCCCACCGAGCCGCCGGCACCGTGGCCCGACGAGCCGCTTGCCCCGAACCCGGCCGAGCCGACGTTGCCGCAGACGCCGGAGACGCCGTTCCCCTGACCCGTGCTTGCGCGCGGCGCGGCGGCCGTCAGGACGCGGGCGCGCGCCCGGTGAGCAGTCCCTCGGCGACGGTCCAGAGACGCGATCCGGCGATCGGATCGGCGAGGCGGCGGTACGGCCGCTGAGAGGCGGCGGGACCACCGAGGTGGAACGGACCCGCGGGCCCGAAGAAGCACGGGGGCGCAGCATCCGTCACCGCCGCCAGCAGAGCCGGCTGCGCGGCCGCGGCCGGCGTGTTGCCCCAGCGCTCTGCCAGGGCCGCCGCACGGCCGTCTCGGGCACGCTCGCGCAGCGCAGGGGCGATCCCGGTGCCGGGGACGATCCCCGGGTGACTGAGGTGCACGGTGAGCGGCCCGTGGTCCCCGGAGGTGCGGCGTGCCAGCTCGTAGCCGAAG from the Microbacterium atlanticum genome contains:
- a CDS encoding sulfurtransferase — its product is MASVLNTSAYLFTRIAEPGALRPALRDRAVAAGLRGTILLAEEGINLFLAGDPGDVRDFVGHLRADPRFARLGVKESWSDEQPFAKMIVKVKREIIRMNHPTIRPGAERAPAVAPETLRRWLDEGRDDAGREVVLLDTRNAFEVDYGAFDGALDWRLERFTQFPDAAAVAASELMGKTVVSYCTGGIRCEKAALYLREAGVQAYQLDGGILGYFERVGGAHWSGDCFVFDGREALTPDLRPRMTATASG